The sequence below is a genomic window from Acetivibrio clariflavus DSM 19732.
GTAAAGAAAGGAATAAAAAAATCAGATAAATTAGTTGAAGCATCAACTGGTATTAGATTTATAAATAATATTGATGATTTTGGTAAAATTGGCATTCCAGAACTTCCTAAAAATGAAGTGCAAAAGAACTTTCTTGAAGTTACAAGATCGGCCAATAATGTTGGATCAGGAGTTGGTAATAAGTCCGAATTACAACAAATAATAGATAATTTGGATTTAACTAAAGGTGGTTCTCTTGGTAATGTAGATAACTGGGATTATGTAAATTCATCATTTCAAAATAAAATTTTGAATAGTGTTCCTAATCTTGAAAAATTTAAAGATAGAACAGTAGCAGTTATTGGACATAGGGATTCAATAATTCCTTTTCAGCAAACTAGACGATTAAATAATAAAATAAATGTCTTTAAGGCAAATAAATTTGGTCCAGGTGGATGGACTGCAGAAAAAAACCTTCAGTGGATAAAAGAAGTCGTAGAAAACAGTGAAGTTGTTTATTTTGCATCTCAGAAACTAAATTCAGGGTTCAGTTGGACAAGAGAAGAAATAAAGTATTTACTTGATTGTGGATATAGACAGGTAGGAAGTTATTTTCTACCACCAAGGTAAGAAAGGAGAAATATGATGGACATAAATAACTTATTGCCCCAAATTTATATAGACTTAAATAAAAAAGGATATACAGACTTGAATAACTTTATATCATTTGATAACATCAATCAGAACTATTTGTGGTTTATAGACTTAATATGGCTTTCACATGATGAAATTCTAAAAAAAGAAAGTTTTCATAATATAAATATGATACCCTTTGCATATACAAATGGTGGTGACTATTGGTGTTTTGATCTAAACCATAAAGATTGTATGCCAATAGTGTGTTGCTATCATGATGGAAAAGCAAAGTATTATGCTAAGACTTTAGAAGCTGCGTTGTTTAGACAAATTTTATTGTTTGCAGTTAACGAATTTACAGATAGTGATATTACAGATAAAGATAGCATCGAAATAGGAAAGCAGATTATATGTAATTGGATAAGTAAGCTAAGAGATTATTTCCCAAAGGAATGGATTTCAGAATTAAACAATATTGTTAACAATAAAGATTATGAAGAGGTTAGTCCAGGGCATTTTTCAATAATTTCTAAAAATAAATATGATGAGCTGATAAAAAAATATATTGATTTTGAACTGTTAGATAAAAAATTTGTTTGGATTAATGGTGCTGATGATGTGACAAAATTTTATTATTAAACATATTAAAGGATTTTAATGTGGGATGATGCTATTAAGATTGCTGTACCTAAAAAATACGTAAGCGTCAAAGTGTGTCCTGAAGATGAAATTGCGACAAAAGGAGGGGGAATAAACGCAATGAATCATGCTTTGTAGGAGATGAGAGTAGGCCTCTCGAAATCGGTATTCAGGTGCAGGTTTCAAACTGCCTGTAGGTGCTGCAGTCAAAAGCTGTGGTATTGAGCGTTACAGGAAAAGGTTGATGAATCAATCAAGTGCGTACCAGGAAGCTGAATGAAAATGAACAATCGAGGAAGCGTCGTTAATACGTAAATACAGTCGAAACCGGGTGTTTTTGACCACGCGGGATAAATCTGAAGGGAACCTGATTACTGTTCAGATGGCTGTCGGCGTAGAGATTGCAGGAGCTTGGTACAGGCTCTTACAAGGAACAGGAGAAGTCTGTGCTCTAATGTAAAGTGAAAAATCCAAGCGAAGGAATGACAAGGATGAAAGTAGCGATGTAGAGCATAGATGCGGAAGAATTCGTAGTAGTGTAGAAGTTACTGTAATGGTAATAGAGCGAAGGGATTCTGTTATCTATACTTCAGAATTTAAACAACCAGAAATGGGAGGATTGAATGGAAGAAGGAAAGTCGTTTGAGATTTCACGACATCAAGTCCTGGAAGCATACAAACGTGTAAAAGCGAATCATGGTGCAAGTGGAGTTGATGGTGCATTAACTTTGAAAACTTTGAAAATGACTTGAAGAACAACCTATACAAGCTATGGAACAGGATGTCATTAGGTAGCTGTTTTCAAAAAGCAGTTAAGAAAATTGAAATTCCAAAGAAAAACGGGAAGAAAAGGTTACTGGGGATACCAACTATAGAAGACAGAGTAACACAAATGATCGTCCATATGAGCTTTGAGCAGTTAGTTGAACATATTTTGTAACGATTCATATTGATATAGGCCAAACCGTTCAGCAATTGAAGCTGTAGCAGTAACTAGGGAAAGATGCTGGAAAAGCCATGGGTATTGGAATTTGACATCAAAGGATTATTTGACAATATCGATCATGAATTATTAATTAGGGCTGTAAGAAAGCATACAAACAACGAATGGATTATCTTGTATATTGAGAGATTTCTAAAAGCAGTAATAAAAATGCCAGACGGGACAACACAGCGAAGGAAATGTGGAACACCACAAGGTGGAGTAATAAGTCCGGTTTTAGCAAATCTCTTTATGCACTATGCATTTGACATGTGGATGAAGAGGGAATTTCCAGAGAATGAATGGGTAAGGTATGCAGATGATGGAATAATACACTGCAGAACAAAAGAAGAAGCGGAATATATTTTAGGAAAACTAAAAGAACGAATGCTTAAATGTAAACTTGAGATACAGCCGGAAAAGACTCGCATTGTATATTGTAGAAGTGACAAAAATACAGAAAGACACGAGCACGAATCCTTTGATTTTCTTGGGTATACCTTCAGGAGAAGGTTAGTCAAGAGCAAGTATGGCAACTTCTTCAATGCATTTACTCCGGCAGTCAGCAAAGAAGCAAGTTAAAAGTTTAGGGATAGGATAAGAGAAATAAGAAGGAACAACAAAATAGTATCCATAGAAAAGCTTGCGGAAGAAATGAATCCAGTAATACGGGGTTGGGC
It includes:
- a CDS encoding pre-toxin TG domain-containing protein, translating into MTVGFTPLDGIKDAADFIAGKDVVTGQKTNRIILGIMIFAPEAVDKGLRKYAKSGKNVAEESVERILKNNIQESSEAAVKRGIKNSAQESVEAAVKKGIKKSDKLVEASTGIRFINNIDDFGKIGIPELPKNEVQKNFLEVTRSANNVGSGVGNKSELQQIIDNLDLTKGGSLGNVDNWDYVNSSFQNKILNSVPNLEKFKDRTVAVIGHRDSIIPFQQTRRLNNKINVFKANKFGPGGWTAEKNLQWIKEVVENSEVVYFASQKLNSGFSWTREEIKYLLDCGYRQVGSYFLPPR
- a CDS encoding SMI1/KNR4 family protein, coding for MDINNLLPQIYIDLNKKGYTDLNNFISFDNINQNYLWFIDLIWLSHDEILKKESFHNINMIPFAYTNGGDYWCFDLNHKDCMPIVCCYHDGKAKYYAKTLEAALFRQILLFAVNEFTDSDITDKDSIEIGKQIICNWISKLRDYFPKEWISELNNIVNNKDYEEVSPGHFSIISKNKYDELIKKYIDFELLDKKFVWINGADDVTKFYY
- a CDS encoding reverse transcriptase domain-containing protein yields the protein MLEKPWVLEFDIKGLFDNIDHELLIRAVRKHTNNEWIILYIERFLKAVIKMPDGTTQRRKCGTPQGGVISPVLANLFMHYAFDMWMKREFPENEWVRYADDGIIHCRTKEEAEYILGKLKERMLKCKLEIQPEKTRIVYCRSDKNTERHEHESFDFLGYTFRRRLVKSKYGNFFNAFTPAVSKEAS